A region from the Benincasa hispida cultivar B227 chromosome 12, ASM972705v1, whole genome shotgun sequence genome encodes:
- the LOC120068467 gene encoding cellulose synthase-like protein G1 isoform X2 encodes MNFPIQKMTFFSLHTLTLHRCTMAINRLHIHLHFTAVLLLLYYRTTALHRRNHHLLWSLLTLAELLFAFVWLLAQSFRWRPVSRSVSPENLPGEAELPGVDVFICTADPAKEPTVEVMNTVLSCLALDYPAEKLAVYLSDDGGSPATYFGVKEAGWFAKTWVPFCSEYGINSICPEVYFSSLADEDRIFRDPKFVAQEKEIKKTYEAMKKDLERYGMEKDKSDVVKDRSASVKIILDGKNDGKGGCRLPLRVYVSRERRPSVPHRYKAGNINSLVRVSGLISNNPYLLVLDCDMHCNDPTSVKQAMCFYLDSPFSKSLGYVQFPQIFYNLSKNDIYDNQARPAFKTKWIGMNGLRGPVMSGTGYFLRRKALFGSPNQEERFYVEPHKVFGQSQKFIDSMKMDKEYPMDAMLNEAVTLASCSYEENTEWGKKIGFSYDCLLESTFTGYLLQCKGWTSAYLYPKRPCFLGSSPVDMKDAIIQMLKWSSELFQVGFSKYSPLIYGISRMSILQSMSYAYFAFSSLLSVAFVLYGVIPQWGFLKGIPLYPKLSDPWFAVFVAIFISSIVQHLIEVFSSGGNLKTWWNELRIWMVKSVSACLFGVVDAIMKITGLKKMELNLTNKAIDKEKLKKYEKGMFDLQGATILMAPLFVIALWNMICFVGGMRKVVKNRNFEEMFGQMFLLSFALVLHYPVLVGVMKRKGKSHH; translated from the exons ATGAATTTTCCGATACAGAAAATGACGTTTTTCTCCCTCCATACACTCACACTCCACCGCTGCACCATGGCTATCAACCGACTTCACATCCACCTCCACTTCACGGCAGTTCTCCTCCTTCTCTACTACCGGACCACCGCCCTCCACCGCCGCAACCACCACCTCCTCTGGTCTCTCCTCACCCTCGCTGAACTCTTGTTCGCCTTCGTCTGGCTCCTAGCCCAGTCCTTCCGATGGCGGCCGGTGTCCCGCTCGGTCTCGCCAGAGAATCTTCCCGGCGAGGCGGAGCTTCCGGGGGTGGACGTGTTCATCTGCACGGCGGATCCGGCGAAAGAGCCGACGGTGGAGGTGATGAACACAGTGTTGTCGTGTCTAGCTCTGGATTACCCGGCGGAGAAGCTGGCGGTGTATCTATCGGACGACGGTGGGTCTCCGGCGACGTATTTCGGAGTAAAAGAAGCGGGATGGTTCGCAAAGACATGGGTTCCGTTCTGTAGTGAATACGGAATTAATTCAATATGTCCAGAAGTTTATTTCTCTTCGTTGGCGGACGAAGACAGGATTTTTCGAGATCCGAAATTCGTAGCtcaggaaaaagaaattaag AAAACATATGAAGCAATGAAGAAGGATTTGGAAAGATATGGAATGGAGAAAGATAAGAGTGACGTCGTTAAGGATCGTTCTGCTAGTGTGAAG ATCATTCTCGACGGAAAAAACGACGGAAAAGGAGGATGCCGGCTGCCGTTGCGCGTCTATGTCTCTCGAGAGCGAAGACCGTCGGTTCCTCACCGGTACAAAGCCGGCAACATCAACAGCCTC GTTCGGGTCTCCGGATTGATCAGCAATAACCCTTATCTTTTGGTCTTAGACTGTGATATGCACTGCAATGACCCAACATCAGTTAAGCAAGCAATGTGCTTCTATCTCGATTCTCCCTTTTCCAAATCTCTGGGATATGTCCAGTTCCCCCAAATTTTCTACAATCTCAGTAAGAATGATATCTATGACAACCAAGCTAGACCTGCTTTCAAG actaagTGGATTGGAATGAATGGGCTAAGAGGGCCAGTGATGTCTGGAACTGGATATTTCTTGAGGAGGAAAGCGTTATTTGGGAGTCCTAATCAGGAAG AGAGGTTCTATGTGGAGCCACATAAAGTTTTTGGTCAATCTCAGAAGTTTATTGACTCAATGAAGATGGACAAGGAATATCCAATGGATGCGATGTTGAATGAAGCTGTAACTTTGGCCTCATGTTCTTATGAGGAAAACACTGAATGGGGCAAAAAG ATTGGGTTCTCATATGACTGTTTGCTGGAGAGCACCTTCACTGGGTATCTGCTGCAATGTAAAGGATGGACTTCTGCTTATCTATACCCGAAGCGACCGTGCTTCCTTGGTTCCAGCCCTGTCGACATGAAAGATGCCATAATTCAAATGCTAAAATGGAGCTCTGAGTTATTCCAAGTTGGTTTCTCTAAGTATAGTCCTCTCATATACGGCATCTCGAGAATGTCCATTCTCCAAAGCATGTCCTACGCCTATTTTGCATTCTCTTCTTTGCTTTCAGTTGCTTTTGTCTTGTATGGGGTAATTCCTCAGTGGGGCTTCTTGAAAGGCATCCCCTTGTACCCAAAG CTTTCAGATCCATGGTTTGCTGTGTTTGTTGCCATATTCATTTCTTCCATTGTCCAACACCTGATTGAGGTGTTCTCAAGCGGTGGAAACTTGAAGACATGGTGGAACGAGCTGAGAATCTGGATGGTGAAGTCAGTTTCTGCTTGCTTGTTCGGGGTAGTAGATGCCATAATGAAGATAACAGGACTGAAGAAGATGGAGTTGAACCTAACAAACAAGGCAATAGACAAAGAGAAGCTCAAAAAATACGAGAAGGGTATGTTTGATTTGCAAGGAGCTACAATACTAATGGCTCCTCTGTTTGTCATAGCTCTATGGAATATGATTTGCTTTGTTGGTGGGATGAGGAAGGTGGTGAAGAACAGGAATTTTGAGGAGATGTTTGGGCAGATGTTTCTGCTATCCTTTGCTTTGGTTCTGCATTACCCTGTTCTTGTAGGGGTaatgaaaaggaaaggaaaatctCACCACTGA
- the LOC120068467 gene encoding cellulose synthase-like protein G1 isoform X1 — protein MNFPIQKMTFFSLHTLTLHRCTMAINRLHIHLHFTAVLLLLYYRTTALHRRNHHLLWSLLTLAELLFAFVWLLAQSFRWRPVSRSVSPENLPGEAELPGVDVFICTADPAKEPTVEVMNTVLSCLALDYPAEKLAVYLSDDGGSPATYFGVKEAGWFAKTWVPFCSEYGINSICPEVYFSSLADEDRIFRDPKFVAQEKEIKKTYEAMKKDLERYGMEKDKSDVVKDRSASVKIILDGKNDGKGGCRLPLRVYVSRERRPSVPHRYKAGNINSLVRVSGLISNNPYLLVLDCDMHCNDPTSVKQAMCFYLDSPFSKSLGYVQFPQIFYNLSKNDIYDNQARPAFKTKWIGMNGLRGPVMSGTGYFLRRKALFGSPNQEERFYVEPHKVFGQSQKFIDSMKMDKEYPMDAMLNEAVTLASCSYEENTEWGKKIGFSYDCLLESTFTGYLLQCKGWTSAYLYPKRPCFLGSSPVDMKDAIIQMLKWSSELFQVGFSKYSPLIYGISRMSILQSMSYAYFAFSSLLSVAFVLYGVIPQWGFLKGIPLYPKTVSNLQLSDPWFAVFVAIFISSIVQHLIEVFSSGGNLKTWWNELRIWMVKSVSACLFGVVDAIMKITGLKKMELNLTNKAIDKEKLKKYEKGMFDLQGATILMAPLFVIALWNMICFVGGMRKVVKNRNFEEMFGQMFLLSFALVLHYPVLVGVMKRKGKSHH, from the exons ATGAATTTTCCGATACAGAAAATGACGTTTTTCTCCCTCCATACACTCACACTCCACCGCTGCACCATGGCTATCAACCGACTTCACATCCACCTCCACTTCACGGCAGTTCTCCTCCTTCTCTACTACCGGACCACCGCCCTCCACCGCCGCAACCACCACCTCCTCTGGTCTCTCCTCACCCTCGCTGAACTCTTGTTCGCCTTCGTCTGGCTCCTAGCCCAGTCCTTCCGATGGCGGCCGGTGTCCCGCTCGGTCTCGCCAGAGAATCTTCCCGGCGAGGCGGAGCTTCCGGGGGTGGACGTGTTCATCTGCACGGCGGATCCGGCGAAAGAGCCGACGGTGGAGGTGATGAACACAGTGTTGTCGTGTCTAGCTCTGGATTACCCGGCGGAGAAGCTGGCGGTGTATCTATCGGACGACGGTGGGTCTCCGGCGACGTATTTCGGAGTAAAAGAAGCGGGATGGTTCGCAAAGACATGGGTTCCGTTCTGTAGTGAATACGGAATTAATTCAATATGTCCAGAAGTTTATTTCTCTTCGTTGGCGGACGAAGACAGGATTTTTCGAGATCCGAAATTCGTAGCtcaggaaaaagaaattaag AAAACATATGAAGCAATGAAGAAGGATTTGGAAAGATATGGAATGGAGAAAGATAAGAGTGACGTCGTTAAGGATCGTTCTGCTAGTGTGAAG ATCATTCTCGACGGAAAAAACGACGGAAAAGGAGGATGCCGGCTGCCGTTGCGCGTCTATGTCTCTCGAGAGCGAAGACCGTCGGTTCCTCACCGGTACAAAGCCGGCAACATCAACAGCCTC GTTCGGGTCTCCGGATTGATCAGCAATAACCCTTATCTTTTGGTCTTAGACTGTGATATGCACTGCAATGACCCAACATCAGTTAAGCAAGCAATGTGCTTCTATCTCGATTCTCCCTTTTCCAAATCTCTGGGATATGTCCAGTTCCCCCAAATTTTCTACAATCTCAGTAAGAATGATATCTATGACAACCAAGCTAGACCTGCTTTCAAG actaagTGGATTGGAATGAATGGGCTAAGAGGGCCAGTGATGTCTGGAACTGGATATTTCTTGAGGAGGAAAGCGTTATTTGGGAGTCCTAATCAGGAAG AGAGGTTCTATGTGGAGCCACATAAAGTTTTTGGTCAATCTCAGAAGTTTATTGACTCAATGAAGATGGACAAGGAATATCCAATGGATGCGATGTTGAATGAAGCTGTAACTTTGGCCTCATGTTCTTATGAGGAAAACACTGAATGGGGCAAAAAG ATTGGGTTCTCATATGACTGTTTGCTGGAGAGCACCTTCACTGGGTATCTGCTGCAATGTAAAGGATGGACTTCTGCTTATCTATACCCGAAGCGACCGTGCTTCCTTGGTTCCAGCCCTGTCGACATGAAAGATGCCATAATTCAAATGCTAAAATGGAGCTCTGAGTTATTCCAAGTTGGTTTCTCTAAGTATAGTCCTCTCATATACGGCATCTCGAGAATGTCCATTCTCCAAAGCATGTCCTACGCCTATTTTGCATTCTCTTCTTTGCTTTCAGTTGCTTTTGTCTTGTATGGGGTAATTCCTCAGTGGGGCTTCTTGAAAGGCATCCCCTTGTACCCAAAG ACTGTTTCGAATTTGCAGCTTTCAGATCCATGGTTTGCTGTGTTTGTTGCCATATTCATTTCTTCCATTGTCCAACACCTGATTGAGGTGTTCTCAAGCGGTGGAAACTTGAAGACATGGTGGAACGAGCTGAGAATCTGGATGGTGAAGTCAGTTTCTGCTTGCTTGTTCGGGGTAGTAGATGCCATAATGAAGATAACAGGACTGAAGAAGATGGAGTTGAACCTAACAAACAAGGCAATAGACAAAGAGAAGCTCAAAAAATACGAGAAGGGTATGTTTGATTTGCAAGGAGCTACAATACTAATGGCTCCTCTGTTTGTCATAGCTCTATGGAATATGATTTGCTTTGTTGGTGGGATGAGGAAGGTGGTGAAGAACAGGAATTTTGAGGAGATGTTTGGGCAGATGTTTCTGCTATCCTTTGCTTTGGTTCTGCATTACCCTGTTCTTGTAGGGGTaatgaaaaggaaaggaaaatctCACCACTGA
- the LOC120068068 gene encoding uncharacterized protein LOC120068068 isoform X2, producing MARKLPFQIGQLVESCCFLIGYRGAWFRCKIKDIGWRMGSLSYELEFIDFPDEEVKWTKPFQKPPAAFGISSTGPKGQLMVRPQFPQVYRENQLSDVSTNSELEVTVVVNDVWKVGDLVDWWKDNCYWSGKIIAILGDEEVKIELLPPPFGEGLAYRASSKDLRPSLDWSPESGWMVPNMKVNGSTQCARVLNNGSVDLRTQNVSEGNGSEPPAGKSNASLALQTSSMQRTHEPARKLKRLLSNTTSKEKHKHTTEVNSDSNCVDNIAKKTSTLENDSSSPAEKLDASTEVQGTRSDADGCNDGQFVKTTVPDVSLNSTHHGSLEDAILDLEELINRIKWAKQILDGGMGLPNASGSSWKFAEHRPSSTPK from the exons ATAAAGGACATTGGCTGGAGAATGGGGAGTCTATCTTATGAATTGGAATTTATTGACTTTCCTGATGAAG AAGTAAAATGGACAAAGCCATTTCAAAAACCACCTGCAGCCTTTGGTATCTCATCAACTGGGCCAAAAGGGCAGTTGATGGTGCGTCCTCAGTTTCCACAAGTTTATCGTGAAAATCAATTATCTGATGTTAGCACCAATTCTGAGCTAGAGGTGACTGTTGTTGTGAATGATGTCTGGAAGGTTGGGGATTTAGTTGATTGGTGGAAGGATAACTGTTATTGGTCTGGCAAAATAATTGCCATATTGGGGGATGAGGAGGTCAAG ATTGAGCTGCTCCCCCCACCATTCGGTGAAGGATTGGCTTATCGTGCCTCCTCCAAGGATTTGCGGCCATCCTTAGACTGGTCTCCCGAATCTGGCTGGATGGTCCCTAATATGAAG GTGAATGGAAGTACTCAATGTGCTCGGGTGCTTAACAATGGAAGTGTAG ATTTGAGAACTCAGAACGTTAGTGAAGGAAATGGAAGTGAACCCCCAGCTGGAAAATCAAATGCATCATTAGCTTTACAGACTAGTTCAATGCAGCGTACTCATGAGCCAGCAAGAAAGTTGAAGCGGCTTCTCAGCAACACGACATCAAAGGAGAAACACAAACACACAACAGAAGTAAATTCCGATTCAAACTGTGTAGACAATATAGCCAAGAAAACTAGTACGTTGGAGAATGACTCAAGTTCCCCTGCTGAAAAACTAGATGCGTCAACTGAAGTTCAAGGTACAAGAAGTGATGCAGATGGATGTAATGACGGTCAGTTTGTAAAGACTACGGTGCCTGATGTTAGTTTGAATTCCACACACCATGGTTCTTTAGAAGATGCTATTTTGGACTTGGAAGAGCTGATAAACAGGATTAAATGGGCCAAACAAATTTTGGATGGTGGAATGGGTTTGCCAAATGCTTCTGGATCTTCATGGAAATTTGCGGAGCACCGACCCTCATCTACACCAAAATGA
- the LOC120068068 gene encoding uncharacterized protein LOC120068068 isoform X1 — MARKLPFQIGQLVESCCFLIGYRGAWFRCKGSYKKQTWGVTQGGIKDIGWRMGSLSYELEFIDFPDEEVKWTKPFQKPPAAFGISSTGPKGQLMVRPQFPQVYRENQLSDVSTNSELEVTVVVNDVWKVGDLVDWWKDNCYWSGKIIAILGDEEVKIELLPPPFGEGLAYRASSKDLRPSLDWSPESGWMVPNMKVNGSTQCARVLNNGSVDLRTQNVSEGNGSEPPAGKSNASLALQTSSMQRTHEPARKLKRLLSNTTSKEKHKHTTEVNSDSNCVDNIAKKTSTLENDSSSPAEKLDASTEVQGTRSDADGCNDGQFVKTTVPDVSLNSTHHGSLEDAILDLEELINRIKWAKQILDGGMGLPNASGSSWKFAEHRPSSTPK; from the exons GGGTCATATAAGAAGCAGACGTGGGGTGTGACTCAAGGCGGA ATAAAGGACATTGGCTGGAGAATGGGGAGTCTATCTTATGAATTGGAATTTATTGACTTTCCTGATGAAG AAGTAAAATGGACAAAGCCATTTCAAAAACCACCTGCAGCCTTTGGTATCTCATCAACTGGGCCAAAAGGGCAGTTGATGGTGCGTCCTCAGTTTCCACAAGTTTATCGTGAAAATCAATTATCTGATGTTAGCACCAATTCTGAGCTAGAGGTGACTGTTGTTGTGAATGATGTCTGGAAGGTTGGGGATTTAGTTGATTGGTGGAAGGATAACTGTTATTGGTCTGGCAAAATAATTGCCATATTGGGGGATGAGGAGGTCAAG ATTGAGCTGCTCCCCCCACCATTCGGTGAAGGATTGGCTTATCGTGCCTCCTCCAAGGATTTGCGGCCATCCTTAGACTGGTCTCCCGAATCTGGCTGGATGGTCCCTAATATGAAG GTGAATGGAAGTACTCAATGTGCTCGGGTGCTTAACAATGGAAGTGTAG ATTTGAGAACTCAGAACGTTAGTGAAGGAAATGGAAGTGAACCCCCAGCTGGAAAATCAAATGCATCATTAGCTTTACAGACTAGTTCAATGCAGCGTACTCATGAGCCAGCAAGAAAGTTGAAGCGGCTTCTCAGCAACACGACATCAAAGGAGAAACACAAACACACAACAGAAGTAAATTCCGATTCAAACTGTGTAGACAATATAGCCAAGAAAACTAGTACGTTGGAGAATGACTCAAGTTCCCCTGCTGAAAAACTAGATGCGTCAACTGAAGTTCAAGGTACAAGAAGTGATGCAGATGGATGTAATGACGGTCAGTTTGTAAAGACTACGGTGCCTGATGTTAGTTTGAATTCCACACACCATGGTTCTTTAGAAGATGCTATTTTGGACTTGGAAGAGCTGATAAACAGGATTAAATGGGCCAAACAAATTTTGGATGGTGGAATGGGTTTGCCAAATGCTTCTGGATCTTCATGGAAATTTGCGGAGCACCGACCCTCATCTACACCAAAATGA
- the LOC120068068 gene encoding uncharacterized protein LOC120068068 isoform X3 has translation MIKDIGWRMGSLSYELEFIDFPDEEVKWTKPFQKPPAAFGISSTGPKGQLMVRPQFPQVYRENQLSDVSTNSELEVTVVVNDVWKVGDLVDWWKDNCYWSGKIIAILGDEEVKIELLPPPFGEGLAYRASSKDLRPSLDWSPESGWMVPNMKVNGSTQCARVLNNGSVDLRTQNVSEGNGSEPPAGKSNASLALQTSSMQRTHEPARKLKRLLSNTTSKEKHKHTTEVNSDSNCVDNIAKKTSTLENDSSSPAEKLDASTEVQGTRSDADGCNDGQFVKTTVPDVSLNSTHHGSLEDAILDLEELINRIKWAKQILDGGMGLPNASGSSWKFAEHRPSSTPK, from the exons ATG ATAAAGGACATTGGCTGGAGAATGGGGAGTCTATCTTATGAATTGGAATTTATTGACTTTCCTGATGAAG AAGTAAAATGGACAAAGCCATTTCAAAAACCACCTGCAGCCTTTGGTATCTCATCAACTGGGCCAAAAGGGCAGTTGATGGTGCGTCCTCAGTTTCCACAAGTTTATCGTGAAAATCAATTATCTGATGTTAGCACCAATTCTGAGCTAGAGGTGACTGTTGTTGTGAATGATGTCTGGAAGGTTGGGGATTTAGTTGATTGGTGGAAGGATAACTGTTATTGGTCTGGCAAAATAATTGCCATATTGGGGGATGAGGAGGTCAAG ATTGAGCTGCTCCCCCCACCATTCGGTGAAGGATTGGCTTATCGTGCCTCCTCCAAGGATTTGCGGCCATCCTTAGACTGGTCTCCCGAATCTGGCTGGATGGTCCCTAATATGAAG GTGAATGGAAGTACTCAATGTGCTCGGGTGCTTAACAATGGAAGTGTAG ATTTGAGAACTCAGAACGTTAGTGAAGGAAATGGAAGTGAACCCCCAGCTGGAAAATCAAATGCATCATTAGCTTTACAGACTAGTTCAATGCAGCGTACTCATGAGCCAGCAAGAAAGTTGAAGCGGCTTCTCAGCAACACGACATCAAAGGAGAAACACAAACACACAACAGAAGTAAATTCCGATTCAAACTGTGTAGACAATATAGCCAAGAAAACTAGTACGTTGGAGAATGACTCAAGTTCCCCTGCTGAAAAACTAGATGCGTCAACTGAAGTTCAAGGTACAAGAAGTGATGCAGATGGATGTAATGACGGTCAGTTTGTAAAGACTACGGTGCCTGATGTTAGTTTGAATTCCACACACCATGGTTCTTTAGAAGATGCTATTTTGGACTTGGAAGAGCTGATAAACAGGATTAAATGGGCCAAACAAATTTTGGATGGTGGAATGGGTTTGCCAAATGCTTCTGGATCTTCATGGAAATTTGCGGAGCACCGACCCTCATCTACACCAAAATGA